The proteins below come from a single Zhouia spongiae genomic window:
- a CDS encoding alpha/beta fold hydrolase, which translates to MMKKKINLIVTGLALICSVTMIYAQRTGNIVAYFGKEKVNEISEGELLHVFKKGLALQVPGIGFNSSSFPEDRVFNRFLMNADVLVKAGDVFDVDYLGNEMVWQKIEVDSASTFSDRNLRSSYVYLQYRSDREQIVLFEASGHSLVTINGMPHEGDHYDFGYNLIPVKLKKGNNVFVLKVGRFPRVRARILKPHSMLQFTTRDMTMPDFLKEEEGKTYDGAIRIINASEKWVKGLQVHATVRGGSESVDVLNLPPLSVYKIPVKIPGVSPSAQTDKEDVKLELNDEKGNLIATQLITLNIKSKYKHHKKTFVSNVDGSVQYYSVAPSTSKDSEQALFLSVHGASVEAVNQANAYQQKDWGNLIAPTNRRPFGFAWEDWGRLDALEVLNDAKQIYNPDSQRIYLTGHSMGGHGTWYLGATYPDHFAAIAPCAGYPDLLAYRDSFKERMKSRLDENDERFKRLFFEPTPTDVELMLDRAGTPSRTLKLIRNYLHHGVYILHGEIDNVVPTFIARDMRKRLGEFHNDFTYYEYPDGTHWYGNHSVDWDPIFNFFKRRTIKNDDEVKRIEFSTGSPGVSASSHYVTIHQQLKPFEVSTFELERNDSLTVTTANIALISFNLKKLNSTVDKLNIDGQGFELTDNEEVYFRKDKSTWRVTNKPARSEKGPHRNGGFKDAFRNHVVFVYATGGTSIANEWYFNKARFDAETFWYKANGKVELIPDTDFNLKKYADRNVVLYGNHDNNSAWKKLLKDSPIQVYNGKIVIDEKELPGNQWGSYYVTSRRDSDFASVGVVAATGQKGMKAIYENHYLVNGTTFPDVVIFDDTVLESGTKGIKCTGFFGNDWSVKNGDFEWK; encoded by the coding sequence ATGATGAAGAAAAAAATTAATTTGATCGTTACCGGATTAGCATTGATCTGTTCAGTAACAATGATTTATGCGCAACGTACCGGAAATATTGTAGCGTACTTTGGTAAAGAAAAAGTAAACGAAATTAGTGAAGGCGAGCTGCTCCATGTGTTTAAAAAAGGACTGGCCCTGCAGGTACCTGGTATTGGTTTTAATTCATCTTCATTTCCTGAAGATCGGGTGTTTAACCGCTTTTTGATGAATGCGGATGTTCTGGTTAAGGCCGGCGATGTTTTTGATGTAGATTATCTGGGTAATGAAATGGTATGGCAAAAAATAGAAGTAGACAGTGCCAGCACTTTTTCTGACAGGAATTTAAGATCTTCCTATGTATATCTTCAATATAGATCTGACAGAGAACAAATCGTACTTTTTGAAGCTTCAGGACATTCGCTGGTAACGATTAACGGTATGCCCCATGAAGGAGATCATTATGATTTTGGATACAACCTGATCCCTGTAAAGCTAAAAAAAGGAAATAATGTATTTGTTTTAAAAGTAGGGAGGTTTCCCCGGGTGAGGGCGCGTATTCTGAAACCTCATAGCATGTTGCAGTTTACGACAAGGGATATGACCATGCCTGATTTTTTAAAGGAAGAAGAAGGCAAGACCTACGATGGAGCTATCCGGATCATAAATGCTTCCGAAAAATGGGTTAAAGGCCTTCAGGTACATGCTACCGTTCGAGGCGGATCTGAGTCCGTAGACGTTTTAAACTTACCTCCTTTGAGTGTTTATAAAATTCCGGTAAAGATACCGGGAGTCTCCCCGTCTGCTCAGACAGATAAGGAAGATGTGAAATTAGAGCTTAATGACGAAAAAGGAAACCTGATAGCAACACAACTGATAACACTTAACATTAAATCTAAATACAAGCACCATAAAAAGACGTTTGTAAGTAACGTTGACGGGAGTGTTCAGTATTATAGTGTTGCTCCATCGACAAGTAAAGACAGTGAACAGGCATTGTTCCTGTCGGTTCATGGTGCATCGGTGGAAGCCGTAAATCAGGCCAATGCATATCAGCAAAAAGACTGGGGGAACTTAATAGCGCCTACAAACAGACGTCCATTTGGCTTTGCGTGGGAAGATTGGGGAAGACTGGATGCACTGGAGGTGTTAAACGATGCAAAGCAGATATACAACCCCGATTCGCAACGAATATACCTGACGGGGCACTCAATGGGAGGGCACGGAACCTGGTACCTAGGAGCCACATATCCGGATCATTTTGCGGCTATCGCCCCTTGTGCCGGATATCCGGACCTGCTGGCGTACCGAGACAGTTTTAAGGAACGTATGAAATCACGTTTGGACGAAAATGATGAACGTTTTAAGCGGTTGTTCTTTGAGCCGACCCCGACCGATGTGGAGTTGATGCTGGACAGAGCAGGAACACCGAGCAGAACCCTTAAGTTAATTCGTAACTATTTACATCATGGGGTGTACATTTTACATGGTGAAATTGATAATGTGGTACCGACTTTTATTGCCAGGGACATGAGAAAGCGACTTGGTGAATTTCATAATGATTTTACGTATTATGAATACCCTGACGGAACCCACTGGTATGGAAACCATAGCGTTGATTGGGATCCTATTTTTAATTTCTTTAAACGCAGGACAATAAAAAATGATGATGAGGTAAAGCGAATAGAATTCAGTACAGGATCTCCCGGAGTATCAGCTTCTTCCCATTATGTTACTATTCATCAACAGCTAAAGCCGTTTGAGGTCAGTACATTTGAGTTGGAGAGAAATGATAGCCTGACAGTTACGACAGCCAATATAGCTTTGATAAGCTTCAACCTGAAAAAACTGAATTCAACAGTTGATAAGCTCAACATTGACGGGCAGGGATTTGAATTGACCGATAACGAAGAAGTCTATTTTAGAAAAGACAAAAGTACCTGGAGGGTAACAAATAAACCTGCACGTTCAGAAAAAGGACCGCACAGAAACGGAGGGTTTAAAGATGCATTTAGAAATCATGTTGTCTTTGTGTATGCTACCGGAGGAACATCAATAGCGAATGAGTGGTATTTTAACAAGGCACGATTTGATGCGGAGACTTTTTGGTATAAAGCAAACGGAAAGGTCGAGTTGATACCGGACACCGATTTTAATTTGAAAAAATATGCCGATCGCAATGTAGTTTTATATGGAAATCATGATAATAACAGTGCCTGGAAAAAACTTTTAAAAGATAGTCCGATCCAGGTGTACAATGGGAAAATTGTTATTGATGAGAAAGAATTACCAGGAAATCAGTGGGGGAGTTATTATGTGACTTCAAGAAGGGATAGTGATTTTGCCAGTGTGGGAGTTGTAGCAGCTACCGGACAAAAAGGTATGAAGGCCATATACGAGAACCACTACCTGGTAAACGGAACTACCTTCCCGGATGTAGTCATTTTTGATGATACCGTTTTAGAATCTGGTACTAAAGGGATTAAATGTACCGGTTTTTTCGGAAATGACTGGTCTGTTAAAAACGGGGACTTTGAATGGAAATAG
- a CDS encoding DUF4861 domain-containing protein, whose translation MKKRNLFTILTVGILFVTGCTKQTVVIVKNTLDVKRQYETVALGKDQLIPFSDHLIDGYTLKDKESGEIMTVQYVDIDGDGTSDEILFQPEIPANTSKSYVLIKSDIPVTTDSIPGCYSRFVPERTDDYAWENNRVAFRTYGPTAQKMIEENIPGGTLSSGIDAWLKRVDYPIINKWYHKELKTDGSYHQDTGEGLDNFHVGASRGVGGIAVKKDSSYYISKNFTEWETITSGPIRTSFVLKYKNWDVNGNLITEEKHISLDYGSNLSRFNIKVKGTDTLSVGLTLHEKDGSVSADLEEGWLSYWEDHGDSELGTGIVVPNRQLVGYEEFLTEEKDSSNLYGHLKVINGEVTYFAGFGWKKSDQFKNEEAWLDYLEDFAKKINHPLTIEIR comes from the coding sequence ATGAAAAAAAGGAACCTCTTTACGATTCTTACAGTCGGCATATTATTCGTTACCGGCTGCACAAAACAAACCGTTGTTATCGTTAAAAACACCCTGGATGTTAAACGCCAATACGAAACAGTAGCACTAGGGAAAGATCAGTTAATACCATTTTCAGACCATTTAATTGACGGGTATACTTTAAAAGATAAAGAAAGTGGTGAAATAATGACCGTTCAGTATGTCGATATTGATGGCGACGGTACAAGTGATGAAATATTATTTCAACCTGAAATTCCTGCCAACACCAGCAAATCGTATGTTTTGATTAAATCCGATATACCGGTTACCACAGACAGCATCCCTGGCTGTTATTCACGTTTTGTACCTGAAAGGACTGACGATTATGCATGGGAAAACAATCGGGTGGCTTTCAGAACCTATGGTCCGACTGCGCAAAAAATGATCGAAGAAAACATTCCCGGGGGTACACTCTCCAGTGGAATTGACGCATGGTTAAAAAGAGTAGACTACCCGATCATCAACAAATGGTATCACAAAGAGCTTAAAACGGACGGATCATACCATCAGGATACCGGCGAAGGCCTTGACAATTTTCATGTAGGTGCCAGCAGAGGGGTTGGAGGCATTGCTGTAAAAAAAGACAGTTCTTATTATATCTCAAAAAATTTTACGGAATGGGAAACTATTACCTCCGGCCCTATCAGGACTTCTTTTGTGTTAAAATATAAAAACTGGGATGTTAACGGAAATCTGATAACGGAGGAAAAACACATCTCATTGGATTATGGGAGTAATTTATCCAGGTTTAATATTAAGGTTAAAGGAACTGACACCTTATCGGTTGGGCTCACATTGCACGAAAAAGACGGATCCGTAAGCGCTGATTTGGAGGAAGGCTGGCTTAGCTATTGGGAAGATCATGGAGATTCAGAGCTGGGAACCGGTATTGTTGTCCCCAATAGACAGCTTGTCGGATACGAAGAGTTTCTTACAGAAGAAAAAGACTCCAGTAATTTATATGGTCATCTGAAAGTGATCAATGGAGAAGTAACCTATTTTGCCGGGTTCGGATGGAAAAAAAGCGATCAGTTCAAAAATGAAGAAGCATGGTTAGATTACCTTGAAGACTTTGCTAAAAAGATAAATCATCCACTTACAATTGAGATCAGATAA
- a CDS encoding gluconate 5-dehydrogenase has product MDLFDLKGKTALITGGTHGLGMAIATGIGSAGATLIINGNSSQQKIDEAVAYYKEHGIEAYGYKFDVSDETEVIKALNQIEKEVAPIDILVNNAGIIKRTPMIEMEVEDFEQVLKIDLVAPFIMAKHVVKGMIKRGEGKIINMCSMMSELGRNTVGAYAAAKGGLKMLTRNMATEWAKHNIQVNGIGPGYFATSQTAPIRVDGHPFNDFIVGRTPAGRWGDPDDLQGTAIFLSSKASNFVNGQIVYVDGGILATIGKPSNED; this is encoded by the coding sequence ATGGATTTATTCGATTTAAAAGGAAAAACGGCATTAATTACCGGAGGAACCCATGGCCTGGGAATGGCGATAGCTACTGGAATTGGCAGTGCCGGTGCTACTTTAATTATAAACGGGAATTCATCACAGCAAAAAATTGATGAGGCGGTAGCCTATTATAAAGAGCATGGTATTGAAGCTTATGGATATAAGTTTGACGTCTCTGACGAAACTGAAGTCATAAAGGCTCTAAACCAGATAGAGAAAGAAGTAGCTCCGATAGACATCCTGGTCAATAATGCCGGGATTATCAAAAGAACTCCCATGATCGAAATGGAAGTAGAAGATTTTGAACAGGTATTAAAAATAGACCTGGTAGCGCCCTTCATTATGGCAAAACATGTTGTAAAGGGCATGATAAAACGCGGTGAAGGTAAGATTATCAACATGTGCTCCATGATGAGCGAATTGGGCCGAAATACCGTTGGTGCCTATGCTGCTGCCAAAGGCGGACTCAAAATGCTTACCAGGAATATGGCCACTGAATGGGCTAAACATAACATACAGGTAAATGGTATCGGACCGGGATACTTTGCCACCAGTCAGACCGCACCCATCAGAGTTGACGGGCATCCTTTTAACGACTTTATAGTTGGCAGAACTCCGGCCGGGCGTTGGGGTGATCCGGATGATCTACAGGGTACGGCCATCTTTTTGAGCTCTAAAGCCAGTAACTTTGTTAATGGTCAGATTGTATATGTTGACGGTGGTATCCTCGCTACTATCGGGAAACCTTCAAACGAAGATTAA
- the kduI gene encoding 5-dehydro-4-deoxy-D-glucuronate isomerase, with translation MSTHYQTRYASSPKEVKKLDTQELRNEFLIQGLMKKGEINLTYTHFDRYIAGGAVPGSESLKLEAIEPLKADYFLERRELGIINVGSEGTIIVDGESFTLGYKEALYVGRGKKEIIFKSEDTQNPAKFYLNSAPAHKGYPTKKITRENAEIVELGALETSNARTINKLIVQSVVQTCQLQMGMTELKTGSVWNTMPAHVHDRRMEVYFYFEVPEDQAVCHFMGQPDETRHVWMKNNEAVISPPWSIHAGSGTSSYTFIWGMAGENLDYGDMDMAAIKDLK, from the coding sequence ATGAGTACACATTACCAAACACGATATGCCTCCTCCCCAAAAGAGGTAAAAAAATTAGACACGCAAGAACTCAGAAATGAGTTCCTCATTCAGGGTTTAATGAAAAAAGGAGAAATAAACCTCACCTATACTCATTTTGACAGATATATTGCAGGCGGCGCGGTACCGGGTAGTGAATCGTTAAAACTAGAAGCCATCGAACCTTTGAAAGCCGATTACTTTCTTGAAAGAAGAGAATTAGGGATCATTAATGTGGGATCAGAGGGTACGATAATAGTTGACGGTGAAAGCTTTACTTTAGGTTATAAAGAGGCCCTGTATGTCGGCAGAGGGAAAAAAGAGATTATTTTTAAGAGTGAGGACACTCAAAATCCGGCCAAATTCTATCTTAACTCTGCTCCTGCCCATAAAGGATACCCTACTAAAAAAATCACCAGGGAAAACGCAGAAATAGTAGAGTTGGGAGCTTTAGAAACTTCTAACGCCAGAACTATAAACAAACTGATCGTTCAGAGTGTGGTTCAAACGTGCCAGCTTCAGATGGGAATGACAGAACTAAAAACCGGCAGCGTATGGAACACAATGCCTGCACATGTTCACGACAGAAGAATGGAAGTTTATTTTTACTTTGAAGTACCGGAAGATCAGGCCGTATGTCATTTTATGGGACAACCTGATGAAACCAGGCATGTCTGGATGAAAAATAACGAAGCTGTTATTTCGCCTCCGTGGTCTATCCATGCAGGATCGGGAACAAGTAGTTATACGTTCATCTGGGGAATGGCAGGTGAAAATTTAGATTACGGAGACATGGACATGGCTGCTATTAAAGATTTAAAATAA
- a CDS encoding glycoside hydrolase family 88 protein, with the protein MKTKLPLYLLCAVLITACKDKAEKEETRYSTVELAAMQYDNAYNNVVAHVNNKRFMPRTTKNDTLRYVGAYDWTSGFYPGTLWNLYALTKDEKWKERAVLYTEKLDTIQYWEDNHDVGFMIECSYGSGLKYMNSFEYDSVIVRTAKSLSTRFKPNAGVIQSWEWNKKWECPVIIDNMMNLELLFHATRITGDSVYYKIATSHADTTIKNHFREDNSSYHVVDYNKETGEVIQKNTHQGLSDDSAWSRGQAWGLYGYTLCYRETKDDKYLDQAVKIAEFIKNHPNLPADKVPYWDYNAPAADDTPRDASAAAIAASALYELSQYVDDAKKEDYVSFANAIVESLSSPKYLAETGTNAGFILKHSVGSKPHDVEVDVPLNYADYYFLEALIRQEKIK; encoded by the coding sequence ATGAAAACTAAATTACCATTGTATCTCTTGTGTGCTGTTTTGATAACGGCTTGTAAGGATAAAGCAGAAAAAGAAGAAACCAGGTACTCGACGGTGGAGTTGGCAGCAATGCAATATGATAACGCATATAATAATGTTGTAGCTCATGTAAATAATAAACGGTTTATGCCCCGGACCACTAAAAACGATACGTTAAGATACGTTGGAGCTTATGACTGGACCAGTGGGTTTTATCCCGGGACATTATGGAATCTCTATGCCTTGACTAAAGATGAAAAATGGAAGGAAAGAGCCGTTCTGTATACAGAAAAATTAGATACGATCCAGTACTGGGAAGATAACCACGATGTAGGATTCATGATCGAATGCAGTTATGGGAGCGGATTGAAATATATGAATTCGTTTGAATATGATTCAGTAATAGTCCGGACTGCTAAATCACTTTCAACAAGGTTTAAGCCTAATGCCGGTGTTATTCAATCATGGGAGTGGAATAAAAAATGGGAGTGTCCGGTAATTATAGATAATATGATGAATCTGGAATTGCTTTTTCATGCCACCCGTATTACAGGAGATTCTGTTTATTATAAAATAGCAACATCACATGCCGATACGACTATAAAAAATCATTTCAGGGAAGATAATAGTTCGTATCATGTTGTCGACTACAATAAGGAAACAGGAGAAGTTATTCAAAAGAATACCCATCAGGGATTAAGTGATGATTCGGCCTGGTCGAGGGGACAAGCCTGGGGATTGTATGGCTATACATTGTGCTATAGAGAAACCAAGGATGATAAATATTTGGATCAGGCAGTAAAAATAGCTGAGTTCATTAAAAACCACCCTAATTTACCTGCCGATAAGGTTCCTTACTGGGATTATAATGCTCCTGCTGCAGACGATACACCCAGAGATGCTTCTGCTGCTGCTATAGCCGCTTCAGCATTGTATGAATTAAGTCAGTATGTTGATGATGCCAAAAAAGAAGATTATGTTAGTTTTGCCAATGCTATTGTAGAAAGTTTGAGTTCGCCAAAATATCTGGCAGAAACCGGAACCAATGCAGGATTTATTTTAAAACATTCCGTTGGAAG